From Corticium candelabrum chromosome 9, ooCorCand1.1, whole genome shotgun sequence:
GGAGGCTAGGTCTCAAGAGCAGTAAGCGCAATCACCAAGAGCCTGAGGGTATGACggtaaacaaataattaaattccCAGATAATCAGAACGAAAACAGCAGGTTCAGTTATCCAGTATATACTACTACTGCAAGCAAGAAAGCAGAGTTGACACAGAATTGAAACATTGATGTCACAACTACTCCTAGGCTTCCATTCCTTTTTTCTTGTCGGTCTGTTCCCATCTTTGTCCTCTCTGTCGTCTGGTTTGAAGGTTGAAagtcttcaaacattgaaatgtAGAGATGTCGAGTCCTGTTATTCAATGCAAATATCACTAGCAAAGTTGGTCCATGCAGCAGAGTGATGACAAAGAAAAGATACCACAACACGCCTAAATCTTTTATTGACGCCATCAATGCCAGTATTCATGTGAGCCCCAACAAAGAAAATATTCCAGCATAATTGCGCAGTTTCCTTTTTGTGTTTGAGTCACAGCTATTGGAGGTGGACATTTTTGTTGCCTTTATGGTTCTGTGGATGCTCACCACCAGAACAATAAACGTCACCAAGTTGAAGAGCACTATGATGCAGACAGGTATGATAAAGCCAACTAGGACAGCCACTTTTTCTTGCAAATAACAAAGTTTTTCCGTAGCATAATCAATGTTTATATTGGTGCCCTTATCCAACACAAGACACGTGACAAAAATAAGAGGTGGAATGCCCCATCCAATAATGTTGTAGAGTACTATTTgctttattgtttttattcGACTTATTGTCACTGGTCGTGGTGACGTCGTTGAAACAATGACAAATGATCTCAACAGATTGATTGCAATCACAGATGACCCCGTAGAATGGCTGAGAGCAAAATTGTGGAGAAGAAATCCCAGTAATGTGCACAGCCACATGATATCGACTGCCTCGAATTCCCCGAACACTATCAGAAATGTAAATCCAAGAGAGAAGACATAACACATGGTACATATTTTCGGCAAAGTTCGTAGCTGAGCGAACAAACAGTACGTCACAAAGACGATGACGCAGCACAGACTGGTGATAGCGCatgcaacagcagacagaAGAATAAGCAGCGTTTTGTAGTTCCACACCCTATGTAATGTGGTGTAGTTGTGTAAAAAGACGTTGCATCGAAACAGAGTTTCATTGATGTAAACGTATTCGTCAGCTGTGAGGtagtcatcagtcacgtgatcataaATACTTCCGTTGTCGAACACGGCGAATTCAGTCTGTTTCAAGGCAACAACATTTTCGCAAGACAAATTTGGGTTTCTATTGCAAATTATAGTATGACTGCTCTCCTCAAGATAAGTCTGGTGTGGAATTGGCGACGTTTTGCAAAGGCTCCAGACCAGAAGCACTAGTCATGTCAACAGAATTATGGGAATTGGAGTATTGTCCATCGACACATTTTGATGCGTTGCGTTTCAATTTCAATCAAAAAAgtcttcaattttccctctcGGAGATGTGTACATTGCGATGAGGACACATAATAACTTTGTCCTGTATTGGTGGTATCCTCCTTCCTACTAAGGAACTTAGataataatattcaatatCGCTTGGTAACTCACAGTCATAATGACATTCCAAGCGAACGTAGGCAACGTCTTGTGCTGTTAAGTTTGAGTTAACGGAAGTAAAATAGTAACTCCTCCGAGTCCCAGGGGTTTTCTTGGAATTTCACTTCAATGCAATAAGTTTTAGAGTAGCCAAAATAACATTGAGCGCTATTTGCTATTCTGATGCTTAGAGGAAAGTAACAGTCACTTTCTAAGTCCCAAGTTGTTTGAACGATGTCACCAACTAAACTTTCAGAAACTCTAGAGCTAGTGTGGTACATTATTGTAGAAGACACGACAGACCACTCCGATTTTGCTGAAGAGTTCGTTAACTTTGTTGTACAATTGAGCAGCAGTGACGAGTGCCATGTTCTCAGATTCTTGCCGTTGCAAGTTGAACAGACCAGTTGAATGCTGGTGTTAACAACGTGGCACGTTGGAGATCGAACAGAAATGTACGCCACTGAACCGCCTTCTCTAGAACAAGAGCGAAGCGTTGTGTCAATCCATTTTCTGCCAGAGTCCAAGATTATTGCTTCCAAGTTGAGCAAAGAATGGTCATTTCCACTCGACTGTGTAAATAGATATTGTAAGGAGACTACCAGAATGTCTGGCAAGTCTACGTGGTCGACAAATGCAGTCTTGTCTGCACTAGCACCGTAACCATTCGTTTCCAGTGTTCCGTCTAGactgattgttgttgtgtgtctcGTTGTGTTGAGGTATAAAGTCGTCCAGTCACGAGCAGCATGTGACGGGGATGTGGCACGACCCCGTGCGATAggaaacagcaacaacaacaaagtaaaCGAGAGCAGCAATTTGTTCATCTTCTCAAGCTAGAAAACAAAGATAGATCGGCTATTGTTCTCAGTAACACGATAACGCGAATATCAACTACTCACATTAATGTATTCGTAACACCAAGCTGTCTTATCATCAGTGTCCTTCTATAGGCAATAACGAGTGACCCAGCTTAATTAAACCGAGGAGCTAATGTTACAGTAGTTCTTCTGTGGACTGCTGGCCAGACCAAGGAACGAACCAAGGACAAACAATCGGACTACAGCGCATGCGTCATTTTCTATCGCTAGTGTTAATAGCGATGTGATGATGCCCttgcatgctttcaagagGTATATGTCGGAAGTCGACAGGCCCACGTGCTAGTCAATGTCACGTTGTGTCCAGCCTCACGCTTTTCGCTGACTAGATTCAAATATAGATACACAGTTAACTTACGTGCATGCTTTGTAACCTAAAGTATCATCCGAGGGTGTAACACTTTATTGCTTCATTCTAAATTGTCGCTACTACATTAGCATTAAATTGCGACATTTGAGGTAATTTGCAGCATCCGCTCTCGTTGCAATACTATAATGTTGTAATATACAAAACTTGAAAAGACCTCGATATGCGCGTGTAGGTAAGGTAGGCGATCTACGAGAGCGCGATTCAAAACCGTTCGTAGCCAAATATCTGGAGAAGTAGCAAAGTATCGCAATGTTTGAAAAATCGTCCATATGTACGGTTCGGTAACGCGATTGAGTTTTGACATCCAACCGATCGTCGACAGTCAGCCTTAGTGTACAGCAATGCTATCACACGTGGTCATCTTGTGTGAAAATGGCAGAAGAGGCTTATGACGGGTTGGAATCGCAAACGTATGGATTTTCTAGACAGCTACAGACGGAATCGACGGTTGATAAATACGGTATTCCTCGAATGCTTTACCATTGCTCTGTGCCTATCAAAGGAATCTTGTTGCAAACGCAGAGCACTAGGCCATGGCCATCTGAGTCTGAAGATGtggctgtctagaaagttGTTATAGTTCCTAATGACATCTACAACCTACTTCTTTGGATTATAGCCGGAGACGATGGAATGACCGCACGCTGTAAGCACAAATCAACAGAAAGCACCATCAGTGGACGTTGATCGTCGAGTGCAGTCAATTAGTCGAGACATCGTGTATTGTATTACAAAAGCACATTCCGAGTGCTCATGGCTGGATACAGCTTCATTAGATGGACAAATAACAGAGACGAGAGCCCTAATGGAGATGGCTAGTTGCAATTGCAAAACAGGCGGCGCAAGTCAGTAATGCTCTTGCCGGTCAAATGATGTCGTTTGCACTG
This genomic window contains:
- the LOC134184664 gene encoding latrophilin receptor-like protein A, which gives rise to MCYVFSLGFTFLIVFGEFEAVDIMWLCTLLGFLLHNFALSHSTGSSVIAINLLRSFVIVSTTSPRPVTISRIKTIKQIVLYNIIGWGIPPLIFVTCLVLDKGTNINIDYATEKLCYLQEKVAVLVGFIIPVCIIVLFNLVTFIVLVVSIHRTIKATKMSTSNSCDSNTKRKLRNYAGIFSLLGLT